Proteins encoded together in one Candidatus Bathyarchaeota archaeon window:
- a CDS encoding transcriptional regulator: MAKKNLGDRKILDIIRNAGDQGILQSELWKMVNADSREGSRTMLRLEKRGLILRRRELYEGRWTYRVKAKHKFTTVDSIINVPCAFCGVESRCSEAGVITPNKCRELTSWLREMADQTVN, translated from the coding sequence GTGGCTAAGAAGAACCTTGGCGATCGAAAAATCCTCGACATAATAAGGAATGCGGGGGACCAGGGGATCCTGCAATCCGAGCTTTGGAAGATGGTGAACGCGGACAGCAGGGAAGGTTCCCGTACAATGCTGAGATTGGAGAAAAGGGGTCTGATACTCAGAAGGAGGGAGCTTTACGAAGGGCGATGGACGTACAGGGTTAAGGCTAAACACAAGTTTACAACCGTCGACTCCATCATCAACGTGCCATGCGCATTCTGTGGAGTAGAATCGAGGTGCAGTGAGGCAGGCGTTATAACTCCTAATAAATGCCGGGAACTCACGTCATGGCTCAGGGAGATGGCTGATCAAACGGTAAATTAG
- the metG gene encoding methionine--tRNA ligase subunit beta has translation MQAKPQVSIQEFQSLDLRIGTITGVEPVKGSKKLYKIKVDLGGLGERQTVAGLVPYYKADELVGKKIVFLTNLKPARLAGELSEGMILAAENNGKVSLLTIDREIPEGSRIL, from the coding sequence ATGCAGGCAAAACCTCAAGTAAGCATCCAGGAGTTTCAAAGTTTAGATCTGAGGATTGGGACGATAACGGGCGTTGAACCTGTTAAAGGCAGTAAAAAGCTTTATAAAATCAAAGTCGATTTGGGAGGGCTGGGGGAACGCCAGACGGTAGCTGGCTTGGTCCCATACTATAAAGCCGATGAATTAGTCGGGAAGAAGATAGTCTTCCTTACAAACCTCAAGCCCGCAAGACTCGCCGGTGAACTCTCTGAAGGAATGATATTGGCCGCGGAGAACAACGGCAAAGTATCCCTTCTCACCATAGATAGGGAAATCCCGGAAGGATCCCGGATCCTTTAA
- a CDS encoding proteasome assembly chaperone family protein, translating into MGLRLEREPSGSNFKLVAAWPGMGMLATISADYLRKQLEAVFIGELETLHNSVTFRDGILTLTTFKHRIYQADQVLICIGESQPLSTPEVYELAEQLIDFAKRYQVVRVYTIAASLSPFVGEPKVFGVATSERAAEELEAYKVQPVKGEGKITGLNGVLLGVAAKKGLEGFCLLGQIRYVDIPQARTALNVLKHLVRMLNVAIDLRELEEEAAKIEASIQEAMRSFRPPGQERGLDYIG; encoded by the coding sequence ATGGGTTTGAGGTTAGAAAGGGAGCCTTCGGGGTCTAACTTCAAGCTGGTCGCTGCCTGGCCTGGAATGGGTATGCTGGCCACCATATCGGCGGATTATCTCAGAAAACAGTTGGAGGCGGTTTTTATAGGGGAGCTTGAGACGCTTCATAACAGCGTGACTTTTAGGGATGGTATTCTCACCCTCACAACCTTTAAACATAGAATCTACCAGGCCGACCAGGTTCTCATATGTATAGGCGAAAGCCAGCCTCTTTCAACACCGGAAGTATATGAACTGGCTGAACAGCTCATAGATTTCGCTAAACGCTATCAGGTGGTGAGGGTGTACACGATAGCAGCTTCTCTGAGCCCCTTCGTAGGCGAACCTAAAGTTTTTGGGGTTGCCACGAGCGAAAGGGCCGCGGAGGAGCTTGAGGCTTATAAGGTTCAACCCGTGAAGGGTGAGGGTAAAATCACGGGGTTAAACGGCGTGTTACTAGGGGTTGCGGCTAAGAAGGGGTTAGAGGGGTTTTGCCTCTTGGGGCAGATAAGATACGTGGATATACCCCAGGCCAGAACGGCCTTGAACGTGCTTAAACATCTGGTCAGAATGCTTAACGTGGCCATCGATTTAAGGGAATTGGAGGAGGAGGCTGCCAAGATAGAGGCTTCGATCCAGGAGGCCATGAGGAGCTTTAGGCCTCCAGGCCAGGAGAGGGGTCTAGATTACATAGGTTGA
- a CDS encoding Lrp/AsnC ligand binding domain-containing protein produces MSTKPLVVYVMMMVEGGKEREIVEKAKVFPGVTEVKPVYGEYDIVARVELDDLSILEQTVTQIRRIPGVVKTATLISME; encoded by the coding sequence ATGTCCACCAAGCCATTAGTCGTATACGTTATGATGATGGTTGAAGGCGGCAAGGAACGGGAGATAGTTGAGAAGGCGAAGGTATTCCCGGGGGTTACGGAGGTTAAACCCGTCTACGGTGAATACGACATAGTGGCTAGAGTTGAGCTAGACGACCTCTCTATATTAGAGCAAACGGTTACCCAGATAAGGAGGATACCTGGCGTGGTGAAGACCGCTACCCTGATATCCATGGAATAG
- a CDS encoding site-2 protease family protein — MDREEDLSDRYSSFPELAERVSTYFRVLDSYIDQSGVPTFILVEGDYKTGFKRLHRELVGHGLLPILRREWDRVILRVFSKPSIKHRSKKWLNLILLIVTVITIFVAGYWGFISTPVLKDILMKGESPYFQAASFAACLFGIIGLHELGHITACKVHGLDFSLPYFIPGPPPFGTFGAVVSLRSPPKNRDELFDTGFAGPISGFIATLLVTVISLKMGFLVSLEQAADWEAKGLIQTAKWPMYPLLFDVLLPMVRPIPRGHSLILTHVEFAAWVGALVTFLNILPIWQLDGGHISRAVLGVRGHRIASLIGLVILFATGYWFFALFLLLWMFSSGRGLAGAEPLDDVSPLSNSRKALYILALIILVLCFVELPIF, encoded by the coding sequence GTGGACCGGGAAGAGGATCTGAGCGATAGATACTCATCGTTTCCAGAGCTCGCAGAGAGGGTTTCAACTTATTTTAGGGTCTTAGACTCCTACATCGACCAGAGCGGTGTCCCAACCTTCATATTAGTTGAAGGCGACTATAAAACAGGCTTCAAGCGGCTACACCGGGAACTTGTGGGGCATGGATTACTCCCGATATTGAGAAGGGAGTGGGATCGTGTAATATTAAGGGTGTTCTCGAAACCCTCCATTAAGCATCGCTCAAAGAAATGGCTTAACTTAATCCTCCTGATCGTCACGGTGATCACGATATTCGTGGCCGGATACTGGGGTTTCATCTCTACTCCTGTTTTAAAAGATATATTAATGAAGGGTGAGAGCCCTTATTTCCAGGCTGCATCCTTCGCGGCCTGCCTCTTTGGGATAATAGGCTTGCACGAGCTAGGCCATATAACTGCATGTAAGGTGCATGGATTAGACTTCTCTCTACCATACTTTATTCCGGGGCCTCCTCCGTTCGGAACCTTCGGAGCCGTGGTCTCCCTCAGAAGCCCCCCCAAGAATAGAGACGAGCTCTTCGACACGGGCTTCGCAGGGCCGATCTCAGGATTCATAGCCACGCTGCTGGTAACCGTTATAAGCTTAAAGATGGGCTTCCTAGTCTCCCTAGAACAGGCCGCCGATTGGGAAGCGAAAGGGCTGATTCAAACGGCTAAATGGCCCATGTACCCCTTGCTGTTCGATGTGCTCCTCCCCATGGTCAGGCCTATCCCTAGGGGCCACTCCCTCATATTGACCCACGTAGAATTTGCCGCCTGGGTAGGCGCCTTGGTGACCTTCCTCAACATTTTGCCCATCTGGCAACTGGATGGAGGGCACATATCCAGGGCCGTCTTAGGGGTTAGAGGGCATAGAATAGCGTCCCTCATAGGTCTCGTAATATTATTCGCAACTGGATATTGGTTCTTCGCGTTATTCCTGTTGCTATGGATGTTCTCCTCCGGTCGTGGGTTAGCTGGAGCGGAACCCTTGGATGACGTGTCTCCCCTAAGCAACTCCCGTAAAGCATTATACATACTAGCCCTAATAATACTGGTTCTCTGCTTCGTGGAATTGCCCATTTTCTAA
- a CDS encoding GNAT family N-acetyltransferase: MVYQQVHRVREFNPSTDLERVVEINRLCLPENYTPSFFLDAYKNCPKGFLIAEVDGGIAGYVMSRLEYGLSEFNRFKVVRKGHIISLAVLPQYRRMGLGSALLKGALTGLAGMGASESYLEVRVSNLPGIELYNKMGFKIVRRAPLYYHDGADAYVMAVRLTFHPMTDPK; this comes from the coding sequence TTGGTCTATCAGCAGGTTCATAGAGTGCGGGAGTTCAATCCCAGTACCGACCTTGAAAGGGTAGTGGAGATAAATCGGCTGTGCCTGCCTGAGAACTATACGCCGAGCTTCTTCTTGGATGCCTACAAGAATTGCCCCAAGGGCTTTCTCATAGCTGAGGTTGACGGGGGGATTGCCGGATACGTTATGAGCCGCCTAGAATATGGACTTTCCGAGTTTAATAGATTCAAAGTCGTGAGGAAGGGTCATATAATATCCTTAGCTGTTCTACCCCAGTATCGGAGGATGGGGTTGGGTTCCGCCCTGCTCAAGGGGGCCTTAACAGGCTTAGCCGGTATGGGAGCCTCCGAAAGCTACCTCGAAGTTAGGGTTTCTAACCTACCTGGGATAGAGCTTTACAATAAGATGGGCTTCAAAATAGTGAGGAGGGCCCCCTTATATTATCACGACGGCGCCGACGCCTATGTGATGGCTGTTAGGCTAACTTTTCATCCGATGACCGATCCAAAATAG
- a CDS encoding DNA-directed RNA polymerase subunit K, whose product MSSRLRKPRKRRLQRGQKRVARRSRAANSKTSSTISLHIGPRKLTRFEKARIIGARALQISMGAPILIEVPPNIKTPMEIALLELEEGVLPMSIRRRLPDGTSQNIPVKLLLEGEEEPE is encoded by the coding sequence ATGTCATCGCGGCTTCGAAAACCAAGGAAGAGAAGGCTTCAAAGGGGACAGAAGAGAGTGGCGAGGAGGAGTCGAGCAGCGAATTCTAAAACCTCCTCAACCATATCTTTACATATAGGACCTAGGAAACTGACGAGGTTCGAGAAAGCTAGGATAATAGGCGCTAGGGCCCTGCAGATCTCCATGGGTGCACCCATATTGATAGAGGTGCCCCCGAACATCAAGACGCCCATGGAGATCGCTCTCTTAGAGCTTGAGGAGGGAGTCCTCCCCATGAGCATAAGGAGGAGGCTACCTGACGGGACGAGCCAGAACATTCCTGTTAAGCTTCTCTTAGAGGGAGAGGAGGAACCTGAATAA
- a CDS encoding TCP-1/cpn60 chaperonin family protein, with product MLILKEGTSRATGREAMHANITAAKIIGEAVRSALGPKGMDKMLVDSFGDVTITNDGATILDEIEVQHPAAKMMVEVAKAQDDEVGDGTTTAVLLASELLSKAEELLERDVHPTIIVDGYRNAAEKALKFLEDIAIKVKPDDREYLKKVAMISVASKLLAEHKEYMADIAVDAILQVAEKEDGVYKVDIDDVKIEKKAGESLTDTKLIRGIVLDKEVVHPGMPKRVENAKIALLNCPLEIEKTEMDAKINIESPEQMHAFLEEEERMLKEMVDKIAASGASVVLCQKGIDDMAQHFLAKKGILAVRRVKESDMDKLSKATGGRIVTNIDDLSPKDLGEAELVEERKVADDKMTFIEGCKSPKAVTILIRGGAERIVDEAERAIHDALSVVRDVVRDPRIVAGGGAPEAETARRLKEYAEQLAGKEQLAVQSFAEALEVVPITLAENAGLDPIEIITEIRAKHDKGEVWAGVDITSGKVADMKALGVYEPLAVKLQVIKSASEAATMILKIDDVIAASKTKEEKASKGTEESGEEESSSEF from the coding sequence ATCCTTATATTGAAGGAGGGGACCTCCCGAGCTACCGGGAGGGAAGCCATGCATGCGAACATTACAGCAGCTAAAATAATAGGAGAAGCCGTCAGAAGCGCCTTGGGTCCGAAAGGGATGGATAAGATGCTCGTCGACAGCTTCGGGGATGTAACCATAACCAACGATGGAGCCACTATCCTCGACGAGATAGAAGTGCAGCATCCAGCCGCTAAGATGATGGTTGAGGTGGCTAAGGCTCAAGATGATGAGGTGGGAGATGGAACCACGACCGCCGTCCTATTGGCGAGCGAGCTCTTATCGAAGGCGGAAGAGCTCCTCGAGAGGGACGTGCATCCAACCATAATAGTGGATGGGTACAGAAATGCCGCGGAGAAAGCTCTGAAATTCCTGGAGGATATAGCCATCAAGGTGAAACCGGACGACCGGGAATATCTCAAGAAGGTAGCCATGATCTCGGTTGCCAGCAAACTCCTAGCTGAGCATAAGGAGTACATGGCCGACATAGCTGTAGACGCGATTCTACAGGTGGCTGAGAAGGAGGATGGAGTATACAAGGTAGATATCGATGATGTCAAGATAGAGAAGAAGGCTGGCGAATCTCTAACCGACACGAAGTTGATAAGGGGAATAGTACTGGATAAGGAAGTGGTCCATCCAGGCATGCCTAAGAGGGTGGAGAACGCCAAGATAGCCCTCCTTAACTGTCCCCTGGAGATAGAGAAGACGGAGATGGACGCGAAGATAAACATCGAATCGCCGGAGCAGATGCATGCCTTCCTGGAGGAGGAGGAGAGGATGCTTAAGGAGATGGTTGATAAGATAGCTGCCTCCGGCGCCAGTGTCGTCTTATGCCAGAAAGGTATAGATGACATGGCCCAGCATTTCTTGGCCAAGAAAGGGATACTCGCTGTAAGGAGGGTTAAGGAATCCGATATGGACAAGCTCAGCAAGGCTACGGGTGGAAGGATAGTCACGAACATAGACGACCTGTCCCCGAAGGACCTGGGGGAGGCCGAGCTGGTCGAGGAACGTAAGGTAGCAGACGATAAAATGACCTTCATAGAGGGGTGCAAGAGCCCGAAGGCGGTTACGATACTAATCCGGGGAGGAGCTGAAAGGATAGTGGATGAGGCTGAGAGGGCCATACATGATGCCTTAAGCGTCGTCAGGGACGTGGTCAGAGACCCTAGGATCGTAGCTGGTGGAGGAGCCCCCGAGGCGGAGACCGCCAGGAGACTCAAGGAGTACGCTGAGCAGCTAGCGGGCAAGGAGCAGCTCGCTGTCCAAAGCTTCGCCGAGGCCTTAGAGGTCGTACCGATAACTTTGGCGGAGAACGCGGGTTTAGACCCCATAGAGATCATCACGGAGATAAGGGCTAAGCACGATAAAGGGGAGGTGTGGGCTGGAGTCGATATAACGTCCGGTAAGGTTGCCGATATGAAGGCCCTCGGAGTATACGAGCCCCTAGCCGTTAAACTGCAAGTCATAAAGTCCGCCAGCGAGGCGGCGACGATGATACTGAAGATAGACGATGTCATCGCGGCTTCGAAAACCAAGGAAGAGAAGGCTTCAAAGGGGACAGAAGAGAGTGGCGAGGAGGAGTCGAGCAGCGAATTCTAA
- a CDS encoding dihydroorotate dehydrogenase electron transfer subunit, whose amino-acid sequence MAKWYMEDRPRIVRILRIIKRSPTVNSILFQDNGLEMASPGQFAMVWVPGVDEIPMSATTDPETGSAELVVKSVGEATTALNNLRPGDLIGVRGPYGTGFRLRGRDRRLLIVAGGTGIAPLRKLIRREAGKRDLTVILGARTREELLFLEELGSLSIKLLVATDDGTEGYHGDAAELAEENVTKDDFNLILSCGPEPMISRLLEVACAHRLKLQASLERIMKCGIGVCGSCDIAGYRVCKEGPVFNLSKLLGMAGELGRTRRDHSGRRIPVEASNQG is encoded by the coding sequence ATGGCTAAATGGTACATGGAAGATAGGCCTAGGATCGTCCGAATCCTGAGGATCATAAAACGATCCCCCACAGTGAATTCCATCCTCTTCCAAGATAATGGGCTCGAAATGGCCTCTCCTGGACAGTTCGCGATGGTATGGGTTCCTGGAGTGGATGAGATCCCGATGAGCGCCACCACGGACCCTGAAACTGGGTCGGCTGAGCTCGTCGTAAAGTCGGTAGGTGAGGCAACTACTGCACTCAATAACCTCCGCCCAGGCGACCTTATAGGGGTAAGGGGGCCTTACGGGACGGGCTTCAGGCTTAGAGGGAGGGATAGGAGACTCTTGATAGTGGCTGGCGGTACAGGTATAGCCCCCCTAAGGAAGCTCATAAGGAGGGAAGCGGGGAAGAGGGATTTGACCGTAATCTTAGGCGCTAGGACTAGGGAGGAGCTTCTATTCCTGGAGGAGCTCGGGAGCCTCAGCATCAAATTATTGGTTGCGACCGATGATGGAACGGAGGGATACCATGGAGATGCGGCTGAACTCGCTGAAGAGAATGTCACGAAAGATGATTTTAACCTGATCCTCTCCTGCGGCCCGGAACCCATGATAAGCCGCCTCTTAGAGGTAGCCTGCGCCCACCGCTTGAAACTTCAGGCAAGCCTCGAACGGATAATGAAGTGTGGTATAGGTGTGTGCGGCAGTTGCGATATAGCTGGCTACAGGGTGTGCAAGGAGGGGCCAGTCTTCAACTTATCAAAATTGCTCGGAATGGCGGGGGAGCTGGGCAGAACCCGCCGCGACCATTCGGGTCGGAGGATCCCGGTGGAGGCCTCGAATCAGGGATGA
- a CDS encoding single-stranded DNA-binding protein — translation MSVDENLGGEAGFKVQDLQPHSRQVNLTVKVVSKGEERETISRMDGSHHRVADFLVGDETGSIYLTMWDDNIDRVDEGTYIAIKNGYISLFRGSMRLNVGRYGSFEQVDEGPTKVNTDNNLSEKQFEQERRFRPLYRDSGYSRGRGYRRRR, via the coding sequence ATGAGCGTTGATGAGAATTTAGGTGGAGAAGCCGGCTTTAAGGTTCAAGACCTTCAGCCGCATTCTAGGCAAGTAAACCTAACCGTTAAGGTTGTCTCTAAGGGGGAGGAGAGGGAAACCATATCCAGGATGGATGGAAGCCACCATAGGGTGGCCGACTTCCTAGTAGGGGATGAGACTGGAAGCATATACCTCACCATGTGGGATGATAACATCGACAGGGTGGATGAGGGCACCTACATCGCTATAAAGAACGGTTACATCTCCCTCTTCAGGGGGTCGATGAGGCTTAATGTGGGTAGGTATGGATCCTTTGAGCAGGTGGATGAAGGCCCAACAAAAGTGAATACCGATAATAACCTGTCCGAGAAGCAATTTGAACAGGAGCGGAGGTTCAGGCCTCTATACAGGGACTCGGGATACTCCAGGGGCAGAGGCTACAGGCGTAGAAGATAA
- a CDS encoding MFS transporter: MKPEHNIPRRRLVALSFLGLMVTAISATVMGPAFPSIKEEFRISLGALGFLASAWNMGYLLTILGGILSDRHGEPLILCIGFILGGAAAGLVTIAPNYQFLVLSFLLAGIGAAFGEASMNPLVSRLYPERSGFALNILHIFWSVGAFIGPALAGLLIMEYGEWRLPYQTVCLAFMPLIATSLISAWRAAPERGRVKLEMGGRVDARSLKTLGALILAGFLYLSVELGVNAWLPSFLILEKGFPMTLASLSISLFWAFMAAGRLILGGFADRVGYGRLILSASALGSTSILAGVLEERTHVIMGLWALSGLMFGPIFPTILAWASKLFPSQRGLASGSIFSIGILGGVLSPWFIGVMAELYTLEISALYLSFSGFMIGLSTLILGRSVLKLSV, encoded by the coding sequence GTGAAACCCGAGCATAACATACCCCGTAGAAGGCTTGTGGCATTATCATTCCTAGGATTGATGGTGACGGCGATTTCCGCGACCGTAATGGGACCGGCGTTCCCATCCATAAAGGAGGAGTTCAGGATATCCCTAGGCGCGCTAGGGTTCCTAGCCAGCGCGTGGAATATGGGCTACCTCCTAACAATCCTGGGGGGAATCCTATCAGACCGACACGGTGAACCTCTGATCCTATGCATAGGCTTCATTTTAGGTGGAGCAGCCGCTGGATTAGTCACTATAGCCCCAAACTATCAGTTTCTAGTCCTATCCTTCCTACTAGCCGGGATAGGTGCAGCCTTCGGTGAAGCCTCCATGAACCCATTGGTCTCGAGGCTCTATCCCGAGAGGAGCGGGTTCGCCTTGAACATCCTCCACATCTTCTGGAGCGTGGGGGCCTTCATAGGACCGGCCCTAGCGGGCTTACTCATCATGGAATATGGGGAGTGGCGTCTACCGTACCAGACAGTATGTTTGGCATTCATGCCCCTCATAGCTACGAGCCTAATATCAGCTTGGAGAGCGGCCCCAGAGAGGGGAAGAGTGAAGCTTGAAATGGGTGGGAGGGTCGATGCGAGGAGCCTCAAGACCCTTGGAGCCCTCATATTAGCGGGATTCCTTTATCTAAGCGTGGAGTTAGGAGTGAACGCTTGGCTCCCCAGCTTCCTAATCCTAGAGAAAGGTTTCCCCATGACCCTAGCAAGCCTTTCCATAAGTCTCTTCTGGGCGTTTATGGCTGCGGGGAGGCTTATCTTAGGAGGCTTTGCAGACCGCGTAGGCTATGGAAGGTTGATACTGAGTGCTTCAGCCCTGGGTTCAACCTCGATCCTCGCAGGGGTGCTCGAGGAGAGGACCCATGTAATTATGGGGCTATGGGCTCTATCAGGTTTAATGTTCGGCCCCATATTCCCGACGATCCTGGCCTGGGCTAGCAAATTGTTCCCATCCCAAAGGGGCCTCGCATCAGGCTCAATATTCAGTATAGGAATCCTCGGGGGAGTGCTCTCCCCATGGTTCATAGGGGTGATGGCTGAGCTTTATACATTGGAGATCTCCGCCCTGTATCTTTCTTTCTCCGGATTTATGATAGGGTTATCAACCCTAATCCTAGGTAGGAGTGTTCTTAAGCTATCTGTTTGA
- a CDS encoding ATP-dependent DNA ligase produces the protein MTDLRYSEIVDVYERVESTTKRLEMTSLLVELLRKSPKESIDKVVYLTQGKLYPDFVGLEIGVAEKLAIKALAIVAGKSEDIVEEKLKELGDLGKVAEDLVARKAQQSLFHQPLTVGVVYDAFDKMAKATGSGSVDVKVRYLTRLLNDASPKEARYILRTAVGRLRLGVADMTILDALSEAFGRGKVDREIIEKAYNLSSDLGLVAKTLAYEGMEGLRKFKITIGRPIRPMLAERLSDAREILDKLGGRGAAEYKYDGIRIQAHIGPDATYLFSRRLEDITSQFPDVCRYLKDSIDASEAVVEGECVAFEADTGEMLPFQVISQRRGRKYDVEKMSEEIPVKIFLFDLLYLNGEDYTMRGYTERRRALESIVTSTDRVGLSHLLITSDPEELDRYMDQAISEGCEGLVVKSVGEESIYKAGARGWLWIKYKRSYKAEVADTFDLVVVGAFKGRGKRAGSYGALLMAVYNHERDVFETLCKLGSGFTDEDLAGLPKLLEPYRIERKHPRVDSLMEPDLWFTPEMVLEVAADEITLSPMHTCSRDEIKRGAGLALRFPRFTGRYRRDKGPEDATTSTEVMELYRRQLKQIA, from the coding sequence ATGACCGACCTAAGATACTCTGAGATTGTGGATGTATATGAGAGGGTTGAATCCACCACTAAGAGGCTTGAGATGACTTCTCTACTGGTTGAATTGCTGAGGAAATCTCCGAAGGAATCCATAGATAAAGTGGTTTATCTCACGCAGGGGAAGCTTTACCCGGATTTCGTAGGCTTGGAAATAGGCGTAGCTGAGAAGCTGGCTATAAAGGCTTTAGCCATAGTAGCGGGGAAGAGCGAGGACATTGTAGAGGAGAAGCTTAAGGAGCTTGGAGATCTAGGCAAAGTAGCCGAGGATCTTGTGGCGAGGAAGGCGCAGCAAAGCCTCTTCCACCAACCATTAACCGTAGGGGTAGTGTATGATGCCTTCGATAAGATGGCTAAGGCAACGGGCTCGGGCTCCGTGGACGTTAAGGTTAGATATCTCACAAGACTTCTAAACGACGCATCCCCTAAAGAGGCTCGATACATCCTCAGGACCGCTGTGGGGCGTCTTAGACTAGGCGTCGCGGATATGACGATACTGGACGCCTTATCCGAGGCCTTCGGCAGGGGTAAGGTCGACCGTGAAATAATAGAGAAGGCGTATAACTTATCCTCGGATCTAGGCCTGGTCGCTAAAACCCTCGCCTATGAAGGGATGGAAGGGCTCAGAAAGTTTAAGATAACCATAGGCAGACCCATCAGGCCCATGCTTGCTGAACGCCTATCCGATGCGAGGGAGATCCTTGATAAGCTGGGTGGGAGGGGGGCGGCGGAGTATAAATATGACGGTATTAGGATCCAGGCCCATATAGGCCCGGACGCGACGTACCTGTTCTCCAGGAGGCTTGAGGATATAACCTCTCAGTTCCCCGATGTATGCCGATACTTAAAGGATAGCATCGATGCCTCCGAGGCCGTCGTTGAGGGTGAATGCGTAGCCTTTGAAGCCGATACCGGAGAGATGCTCCCATTCCAGGTAATATCTCAGCGGAGAGGAAGAAAATACGACGTGGAGAAGATGAGCGAGGAGATCCCTGTAAAAATATTCCTCTTCGACCTATTATACCTAAACGGGGAAGACTATACGATGCGCGGATATACTGAGAGGCGTAGAGCCTTAGAGTCCATAGTCACCTCCACGGATAGGGTTGGCTTATCTCACCTTCTCATCACCAGCGATCCCGAGGAGCTTGACCGCTACATGGATCAGGCGATATCCGAGGGATGCGAAGGGCTCGTGGTTAAGTCCGTAGGGGAGGAGTCCATCTATAAAGCCGGGGCTAGAGGATGGCTCTGGATAAAGTACAAGCGCTCATATAAGGCTGAAGTGGCCGATACCTTCGACTTGGTCGTGGTCGGAGCCTTCAAGGGTAGAGGGAAGCGCGCCGGCTCCTACGGCGCATTGCTGATGGCCGTATACAACCATGAAAGAGATGTATTCGAGACATTATGTAAGCTCGGGAGCGGCTTTACAGATGAGGATCTAGCAGGCCTCCCCAAGCTGCTTGAACCCTACAGGATCGAGAGGAAACATCCTAGGGTGGATTCCCTCATGGAGCCGGATCTATGGTTCACACCTGAGATGGTCCTCGAGGTTGCAGCAGATGAGATAACCCTCTCTCCCATGCATACGTGTAGTAGAGATGAGATTAAGAGGGGTGCAGGTCTAGCCCTTAGATTCCCGAGGTTCACAGGGAGATACCGTAGGGATAAGGGTCCCGAGGACGCCACAACCTCCACCGAGGTCATGGAGCTTTATCGGAGACAGCTCAAACAGATAGCTTAA